GTCTGAACAAAACCCCAGAACAAGGACAACACTGAGGAAATCCATATTCAGCTACAAAGTTATGATTCATTTTTGGAAGAGACAACATGAAATTCCCTTTTATGGCATGATAGAGCTGTTGTCATTCAATTGAATCTAGGTGTCTTTAACAcacaaaataaaaaaagacagaaAATGGCAAATCATTCATCATCAAGACTTTTCACTGCAATAACAGTTTTTAGCTCAGTGGTTTGGCTCAGAGTTTTGGGGCCTCATGCTGTACCTCATGGGAGGATTCTTGTTCATGAACATCTGCATAGCTTTCTCATCCTCTGGGTCCACCACCACTTCTGTCCCACAGTTAGCCTCTGCCTCCTCACCGGCCCCGGCTTCACCCAGTGCCGGCCACTCCTCATCAGAGTCTGCATCCTGAGAATCTGGCCCTGCAAGGATATAAGACAACATCGATATTCCATGAAACTGTACCACCAGTATAACTGAGCATAGCACAACACTTCAAGAATAACAATGACTGGAATTGACCTCCATGCAAATGTTCTCAGTAGTCAAGTGTAAAGTAATGTGTGATAGGCATTATAGGCATTTTCTGGCTTGCAAATCCACCTCAACGTTACCTAAAACAGTGGCTTGCTTTTTCTTGACCTCTGGTGCCAAACCATATTCTGTCTGTAGTTCTTCTTGTTGGATTCGTGCCTGCTCCAGGATCTTCCTTGATAGGCGTTCATCCACGTACTCGTCCTCATCTTCATCTTCTCCCCGTTGATCCCTGGTCTTCACTCGGCCATGTACTCGAACCATATCCCCTTGAAGAATCTGGTCAGCAAGCGCAACCATTCCGTCGCCACTTTTCTCCCCACCTCCACATTTGGGTTTCTTCACTTTCGGCATCTGTGCTAGTTTATTATACAGACCTGTTAGAAATGTACTATTAATCTAGCTAGTTAGTTTAACAATTCATAAAGTAGCTAATGTGGAAATTCTCACCAAAGTTCCAGTCAACACACGTGCTTTTTTTATCCAACGGAAGTGACGTACTATCGGAGACGAAACATAATACCAGAGACATTTAGAAAAGGAAACATCACATATGTCTTTGGTATGTATTACTGGATATATTGGAATTGTTCCATCTTCAAAAAATGTATATGAACAAAATGAGTGTATTAAAATGTTCTTCGCACGAGAAAAACGTAGGCGCGGACAGATTACCTAATTTCCTCCTAATACCGGAAACAGACCGTTTTTCAGCAGGAAGCGTGTACATTTTCGTAGTAAGAAAATAACAACCGTCTTGAATCAATGGGGGTGACTTGGTGAGATTCTATTGttcgctttaaaaaaaaaatctaacaaaatataaattgctagctagctacgttactTATCACACCTGGTATTTTACATAGCCGTAGATCCCATGTGGATCCACATGAAACAGTTCACAACTCAATGATCTGTCACCTGGTTGATTTTTCTTCCAAGCTTCCTATCATCTTACATCACCATTCAGATCTGACATTGTTTCAATATGTAATTTTTGGAAATCAGTAAGTTAATGCTGAACAATATCTTAATGTTATTAACAGTTATACTCTGTGTGCTGTCTCCCTTGCTTAGTGTGTGTCAGGTGCCTTTGGCAGAGGGAAAGAGTGTGCAGCAGACAATAGACATTCTGCACAAGAAGTTGGAGCAGTTGAGCGCTGTGAAGCAGGGAAACTTTACTGTGGACTGTGAGACGTACCATGCCACAGGAAATGCCAGCGGTAACTAAAGTTGTACTGCAAAGCTATGACATAAACAAAATTGTCTTTCATATCTTGTCATGTAATTCATTGGACTACATCATTCAAATACCCACAAGGGGGCAACAACCGTATTTCTTTTCTCTCTGTTTGTCACAGGCCAGCCCACCAAACTCCTGTATGTGATGCATAACTCAGAAACCCCCCTGAGCTGCTTAGCCCTGTTCGAAGGAGGTCCCTGCCTCACAGCAGATGGAAACTTTGACGTGCTCATGATTAAGCTGAAAAGCCACTTCCAGAACGCCAAGGGGCACAAGGTAGAGAGCCGTGGTTCCCG
This sequence is a window from Oncorhynchus kisutch isolate 150728-3 linkage group LG1, Okis_V2, whole genome shotgun sequence. Protein-coding genes within it:
- the med20 gene encoding mediator of RNA polymerase II transcription subunit 20; this encodes MGVTCVCQVPLAEGKSVQQTIDILHKKLEQLSAVKQGNFTVDCETYHATGNASGQPTKLLYVMHNSETPLSCLALFEGGPCLTADGNFDVLMIKLKSHFQNAKGHKVESRGSRYRYCDFLIKVGAVTMSSSARGISVEVEYCPCVVPGDCWNLMKEFMQSFLGPSIPELPSVFATKPEGLYVPADCVDTMTQYLELFSKVRKQQVLPGTTR